Proteins found in one Triticum aestivum cultivar Chinese Spring chromosome 4D, IWGSC CS RefSeq v2.1, whole genome shotgun sequence genomic segment:
- the LOC123096228 gene encoding glycerophosphodiester phosphodiesterase GDPD4, protein MRGLLGLGRQPPPLPLFPAGKRASPAATLLLRVRRLLPSSRLFRLLLLLAALSLVPPAFFHFRLRRFNRMRERSCGWIPSPPLVCAHGGDSTNAFPNSMDAFRMALDARVDCVEVDVSRSSDGTLLALHDRDLQRMSGNSTAKVGHWSTHEIKAVTTRFQLSKTVRNQEVPKAEDALELISQSVRQVILDVKVGPPSFEKGLAEDVMSIIRKTNCKNCVIWAKSDDIGRDLIKLSKDVMVGYIVMMDWSTGRRMELVRIEGAKVAGVYYPLIHEKLMKVMHRNDRKVYAWTVDDSDSMKRMLYEQVDAIVTSNPSLLQQLMQEIRTECMEDGFALP, encoded by the exons ATGAGAGGGCTCCTCGGGCTCGGGAggcagccgccgccgctccctctTTTCCCCGCCGGCAAGAGGGCCTCGCCGGCTGCCACCCTcctcctccgcgtccgccgcctccTTCCGTCCAGCCGCCTCTTtcgtctgctcctcctcctcgccgccctctCGCTCGTCCCTCCGGCCTTCTTCCACTTCCGCCTCCGCCGCTTCAACCGC ATGCGCGAGAGGAGTTGCGGGTGGATCCCGAGCCCGCCGCTGGTGTGCGCGCACGGCGGCGACTCCACCAACGCGTTCCCAAACTCG ATGGACGCCTTCAGGATGGCTCTGGATGCCCGTGTAGACTGTGTGGAGGTGGATGTTTCGAGGTCCTCGGATGGCACCCTCTTAGCACTCCATGACAG GGATCTGCAAAGAATGTCTGGTAATTCTACAGCAAAAGTTGGCCACTGGAGCACTCATGAG ATAAAAGCGGTGACCACGAGGTTTCAGCTATCGAAAACAGTCCGAAACCAGGAAGTTCCCAAAGCAGAAGATGCTCTAGAG ttgatATCACAGTCTGTAAGGCAAGTAATTCTGGATGTCAAAGTTGGTCCTCCTTCATTTGAGAAAGGTTTGGCGGAAGATGTAATGTCTATT ATCAGGAAAACAAACTGCAAAAATTGTGTTATCTGGGCAAAAAGTGACGACATAGGAAGAGATCTGATCAAGTTGTCTAAAGATGTTATG GTTGGCTATATTGTTATGATGGATTGGTCCACTGGCAGAAGAATGGAGTTAGTGCGGATTGAAGGGGCAAAAGTTGCTGGTGTATACTATCCTTTGATCCACGAGAAGCTCATGAAGGTCATGCACAG AAATGATAGAAAAGTGTATGCATGGACTGTTGACGATAGCGACTCCATGAAGAGGATGCTGTATGAGCAGGTTGATGCAATTGTCACAAGCAACCCTTCACTGCTGCAGCAGCTGATGCAGGAGATCAGAACAGAGTGCATGGAAGATGGTTTTGCCTTGCCGTAG